A window of Gallaecimonas kandeliae genomic DNA:
GCCGAGTACAGCAGCACGGCAGATAGCGGCAACACCATCACCCGCCAGTTTTGCCCAGGCTGCGGCTGCCACCTCTTTGCCCAGTCGTCGGCCCGGCCCCAGTTCAGGGTTGTCCGCGCCGGTAACCTGGACGAGCCCTCCTCCATCAAACCCGGCGCCAACATCTGGTCTGACAGTGCGCCCAGCTGGGCCTGCCTGGATCCGGCCCTGGAGCGCTTGAGCAGCCAGCCGGCGCCTCCCCAGCCGGTATCGGTAGAAGGCTGAGCCAAGAAGGGCGCCCCAGGGTGCCCTTTTTTTGGCTTTTTTTCGGCGGCTGTCGATCCCGGTGCTCCCCGTTCGACCAGCTGTAGTAGGCCATGGCGAAACGGCGCCCTGGCCCGGACGACAGGAGAGCCTCATGGCTTTGACAGTGGGAAAAGGGCGCAGTGTCGCCTCCAAACTGCCGCTGGTCGCAGCGGCACTTCTCTTTATTTTGGGGATAGCCCTGGCAAGGGCAGCACCGAGCCTGGAGCAATATCAGATGGAACAGAAACAACAGCCTGTCCGCACCGGCTACGCCCCCGTCAACGGCCTGCGGCTCTATTTCGAGATCCACGGCGCCGCCAGCTCAACCCAGCCGCCGCTGGTGCTGCTGCACGGCGGTGGCGACACCATCCAGACCTCCTTCGGCCAGCTGCTGCCGGCGTTGGCCCGGCAACGGCAGATGATCGCCTTCGAGCAGCAGGGCTATGGCCATACGGCGGACATCAAGGAGCGGCCCTTCAGCTTCGAACAGTCCACGGACGATACGGCGGCGCTGCTCGACTACCTGCACGTCGAGCAGGCCGATCTGCTGGGGTTCAGCAACGGCGGCACCATCGCCTTGCTGGTGGCGAGCCGGTATCCGCATCGGGTACGCAAGCTGGTGCTTCTTTCGGCGCTCCTCAGCCGTGACGGCGCCTACCCCTGGCTCTGGGAGGCGATGGACAACGCCAGGCTGGAGAACATGCCAAAGGAGCTGCAGCAGGCCTACCTGGCCGTGGCCCCCGAGCCCGGTAACCTGCGGCTGATGCACGACAAGGCGGCCCAGCGCGTGCGCGACTTCAAGGACATCCCGGCCGATACCGTCCGCGCCGTCAGGGCGCCGACCCTGGTGGTGATCGGCGACAGCGACGTGATCCGCCCCGAGCATGCCGTGGAGAGCTTCCGGCGCCTTCCCCAGGCACAACTGGCCATACTGCCCGGTACGAACCATATGCAGGTGACGAGCCACGGCGCCTTGGCGGCGATGGTGGCTGCCTTCCTCGACTCCCCCTTGGCGAAGTGATCCCGGCCTGGCCCATGCTTGGCTTTGGGGCCAGCCGGGAGCGCCGGCGGGCTCAGCGATAAGGAGCGCATGGGATGAAGAGCAGACAGGGCAGGGCGGTGGTGGCCGTCATCATCAATGAGGGCCGGGTATTGGCGATCAAGCGCGCCGGCCAGGTGCCGGGGGCGGGGTATTGGACGCCCCCGGCGGGCAAGCTGGAGCCCGGGGAAACGCAGGCCGAGGCCCTGGTGAGGGAAGTGCGGGAGGAGCTGGGCCTTGTTGTGCAACCGCTGCGCGAAGTCTGGCAATGTGTGGCGGACGGCGCCGACTATGAGCTCCACTGGTGGCTGGCTGAAGCTGTGGGAGGCAAGTTGCGACCGGCCGCTGCCGAGGTGGCCGAGGCCCGCTGGGTGACGCCCGAAGCCTTCGGGCAATTGGCGCCGACTTTTCCCAAAGGGCGCTTCTTCTTCGAGGCGATATTGCCGGCGCTACCTGAGTGGCAGGGCCTGTACGGCGGCAAAGCGTGTTAATTTATAAGGAGTCAGTCTTGCCTCGGTGTCGCCAGCAGCATGATCAAGCTACTCACGCCCGCACAGGTGGTGCTCAGGATCACCGCCATCATCGCCTCGGTGGAACTGACCATCATGTTGGTCTTGGGCCTGGTTCCTCACAAGCTGGGGATCTACCTGGAGGCGGCGCTCGATGTCACCTGGCTGGCGCTGCTGTCCAGCCCCCTTATCTACCTCTGGGTGATCCGGCCCTTCGTGCAGGCCCGTGACGAGGCGCTGGCCAAGGTAAGCCACCTGGCCCATGTCGACCCCCTGACCCAATTGGCGAACCGGCGCCTGCTGGCCAAATGCCTGGAGCGGGATATGGCCAGCAGCGCCGGCCACAGCCTGCACAAGGCGCTGCTGCTCATCGACCTTGACGACTTCAAGCCCATCAACGACGACCATGGCCACGACGCCGGTGATGCCGTGCTGGTGGCGGTAGCCCAGCGATTGCTGGCCTCTGTCCGCAGTGAAGACGTGGTCAGCCGCCTGGGGGGCGACGAGTTCGTGGTCTTCATGCAGTGCTCGGACACGGACCGGCAGCGGGCCCAGGACAAGGCACGGCTGGTGGCGATCAAGCTCATCGCCGCCATCCAAGAGCCCCTGACCTTCAACGGCAAGGCCCTGGTGGTGGGGGCCAGCATCGGTATCCGGCTGCTGGGCCTCGAGCGGCTGGATCCCGAGACCCTCATCCGCGATGCCGACCTTGCCATGTACAAGGCCAAGCAGGCCGGCCGGGGCTGTGTGGCCGTATTCAACGACTAAAAAAGGCGCCCTCTGGCCCCTTCTTGTTTTCAGCGTTAAACCACCTCCTATGGAGGTGGTGATCATCAAGTCGGGGCTATGCCCGTAGAGAGCCGTCGCTAGACACCATGTAACTTTTTCTCTCTGTCTCGTAAGAAGACGAAGTTGTCTTTTAACCGAGGTAATACGAGGGCTCCAGCTGAGAGAGGCAGGGTCTGGCAAGACCTGTTGATGAGTGCAGCAGCAATCAAAGTCCTAGAAGATCTCATAAATACGAAAGCCCCCTTCTAGGGGGCCTTTTTGCAAAGCCACCTTCTAAGAAGGTGGTTTTTTACTTTAGTAAGTAGCAGTGCTGGCTGATCAGCACTCGATGATGTTGACGGCAAGCCCGCCCCGGGCCGTTTCCTTGTACTTGGCCTTCATGTCCTTGCCGGTGTCGAACATGGTCTTGATGACCTTGTCCAGGCTGACCTTGTGCTCGCCGCTGCCGCGCAGGGCCAGGCGGGCGGCGTTGATGGCCTTGACGGCGCCCATGGCGTTGCGCTCTATGCAGGGCACCTGCACCAGGCCGCCGACAGGGTCACAGGTCAGGCCCAGGTTGTGTTCCATGCCTATTTCGGCGGCGTTCTCCACCAGGCCGGCGTTGGCGCCGAGGATCTCGGCAAGGGCCCCGGCGGCCATGGAGCAGGCCACGCCTACCTCACCCTGGCAGCCTACTTCGGCGCCGCTGATAGAGGCGTTCTTCTTGTAGAGGCTGCCGATGGCGGCGGCGGTAAGCAGGTAACGGGTGGCGATTTCGCGGTCCACCTTCTGGATGAACTTGTCGTAGTAGGCCAGCACGGCCGGGATGATGCCGGCGGCGCCGTTGGTGGGGGCCGTCACTACCCGGCCGCCGGCGGCGTTTTCCTCGTTCACCGCCAGGGCGAAGAGGTTGACCCAGTCGACGGTGTTGAGGGGGTCGACATTGCGGTCACCCTCGGCCACCAGCTTGCGGTAGAGGCCAGGGGCGCGGCGCTTGACCTTGAGACCGCCGGGCAGAATGCCTTCTGTCTTGCAGCCGCGGTCGATACAGGCCTTCATCACTTCCCAGATGCTCCAGAGGCCGTCTTCCACTTCGGATTTGGAGCGCAGCGCCAGTTCGTTCTGCATCACCAGGCTGGAGATGGACAGGCCATGCTCCTTGCACTTGGCCATCAGCTGGTCGCAGGAATCGAAGGGGTAGGGCTCGCGGGTGGCGTCGGCCGCCACTATGGCCGCTTCCTTCTCGGCGTCGAAGTCCTCGTCGGCGACGATGAAGCCGCCGCCGATGCTGTAGTAGATCTTGCTGAGCAGCTCTTCCTCACCCTTGAAGGCCACCAGCTTCATGGCATTGGAGTGCTTCTTGAGGGTCTTGCGGTGGTGGAAGACGATGGCGCCCTTCTTGGGGAAGGCCACCTCGTGTTTGCCCAGCAGGCTCAGCTTCTCTTCCTTCTCGGTGGCGGCGAGGATGGCGGGGATGCTGTCCACGTCGACGCTGTCCGGATCTTCACCCCAGAGGCCCAGGATCACCGCCTTGCCGGTGCCGTGGCCTATGCCGGTCTGGCCCAGGGAGCCGTAGAGCTCCACCTGCACTTCGGTGGCGCCGTCCAGCAGGCCTTGTTCTTCCAGGATCTCCGTGAACTTCTTGGCCGCCTTCATGGGGCCGACGGTGTGGGAAGAAGAGGGGCCTATGCCCACCTTGAACATGTCGAATACGGAGATCATGGCAAAAAACCTGCTGGGTCCTTGATTTGGGGGCTGAGTGTGAACCTGTACGTCAATTTTGACAAGGCAACCCAGCTTACCAAAACGTCAACTTTTGTCTCATCGGAGGTGCAGGGCCAGATCCTGGAAGATGGCGGCGGTGGCGCCCCAGATCAGCCAGCCGTTCCAGGGCAGGAAATAGACGTCGTGGCTCTGGCCAAGGCGGGGAATGGTCAGCACCTGGTAGGCGTTGAGATCCAGCACCACCGACAGAGGCACCTCGAAGACGGCGTCCACTTCCTCCGTGCTGAGCTGCCAGGGGAAATCGGCCGGCGCCAGGCCGACGACGGGGGTGATGCGGTAGCGGGAGACGGTGTGGTAGGGGTTGAGCCGGCCGAGGGGCTGCACCTCGGACGGTGGCAGCCCCACTTCCTCCCAGGCCTCGCGCAGGGCGGCGGCGGCGTGGTCGGGGTCGGTGGCATCCACCCTGCCGCCGGGCAGGGCCACCTGGCCGCCGTGGTGGCGCAAGGTGCTGGTGCGGCGGGTCAGGAGGATGCTGGGCTCTGGCTTGTCCAACACCGCGATCAGCACCGCCGCTTCGCGGGGCGTGGCCAGCTGCAGGCCTGGGGCCCTGGGCTCCAGGGGGCGCAGCAGGAAGTCGGTGGTGAAACTTCTTCTCATAGCAGCGGCAGGATGCGGGACACCTTGGCCAGAGTCTCCTGGTACTCGGCTTCCTCATCGGAGTCGGCCACCAGGCCGCCGCCGGCCCAGCAGTAGAGCTTGCCTTGCCAGGCCACCAAAGTGCGGATGGTGATGGAGCTGTCCATGCGCCCGGCGGCGTCGAGGTAGCCGACGGAGCCGCAATAGAAGCTGCGCCGCTGGGGCTCCAGCTCCTCGATGATCGCCATGGCCCGCACCTTGGGGGCGCCTGTGATGGAGCCGCCGGGGAAGGCGGCGGCCAGGAGATCGACGGCCGTCTTGCTGCCTGCCAGCTCACAGGTGACGGTGGACACCAGGTGGTGCACGGCCGGGAAGGATTCTATCTCGAACAGCGCCGGCACCTTGACCGAGCCCGGCGCCGCCACCCGGCCGAGGTCGTTGCGCAGCAGATCCACGATCATCACGTTCTCGGCCCTGTCCTTGGGGCTGTGGCGCAGGCGCTCGGCGTTGGCCGCGTCTTTTGCCGGATCCGGGTCACGGGGCATTGTGCCCTTGATGGGCTTGGTCTCCACGGCCCTGCCATCGACCTTCAAGAAGCGCTCGGGGGAGATGGACAGCAGGGCGCCGTCTTCCAGGCGCAGGAAGGCGGAGAAGGGGGCGGCGTTCTGGCCGCGCAGCTTGAGATAAGCCTGCCATTCGTCACCCTCATAGGGCGCGGCAAAGCGCTGGGCCAGGTTAATCTGGTAACAGTCCCCGCTCTGGATGTAGGCCTGGACCTGCTGGAATTTCTCGCCGTACTGCTCGCGGCTCATGTTGGACTGCCAGGGGCCGGTGAGGTGAAAGTCCGGCAGCGCCTCGGCATGCTGGCGCTCCAGCCAGGCCAGGCGCTCATAGGGGTCGTCCAGGCTCACCAGATAGCTCTCACCCTTGTCGTGGTCGGAAAGGACGGCCCAGTCGTAGAAGCCCACCGCCATGTCGGGCAGGGCGATGTCGTGTTCGGCGAGGCGGGGCAGCTTTTCCAGGGTCCGGCCGAGGTCGTAGGCGAAGGCGCCGATGGCGCCGGTGGCGAAGGGTAGCTCCGTCTCGACCTTGGGCCAGTCCGCCACCATGGCCTGCAGGGCAGCCAGGGGCGATATGCCTGGCTGCGGTTCGCCGTCTTTGAACACCTTTTCACCGCTGGCGGTGAGCCGGTGGCGCGGCTCGGCGCTGAAGAGGCTCAGGCCGCTGTGGGGATGGGCAGGGGCGGCGGAGTCCAGCAGTACCGCCCAGGGCCTGGCGCTCAGGGGGGCGAAGCGGGCGGCGAGGGCGTCTCTGTCCAGATAGGGCAGGGCCAGGCTTTTGAGTTCCATCAGGCTTGGTTTCCGTGGCCGGGGCTTAGTATCATTAGCGGCACATTATACCGATAAGGACGCCAGTCCAGGTGAGCAAATGACCGTGATCCGTAAAGAAGACTTTATCGAGAGCGTCGAAAGCGCCCTCCAGTACATTTCCTACTACCATCCCCTGGACTTTGTCCAGGCCATGAAGGAAGCCTACGACCGCGAAGAGTCCAAGGCCGCCAAGGACGCCATAGCCCAGATCCTGATCAACTCCCGCATGGCCGCCGAAGGCCACCGCCCCCTGTGCCAGGACACCGGCATCGTCACCTGCTTCGTCAAAATAGGCATGCAGGTGCAGTGGGACTCCGACCTGACGGTCCAGGAGATGGTGGACGAAGGGGTGCGCCGCGCCTACATGAACCCGGACAACCCGCTGCGCGCCAGCATCGTCGCTGACCCGGCCGGCGCCCGCAAGAACACCAAGGACAACGCCCCGGCCGTGGTGCACATCGACATGGTGCCCGGCCACCACGTGGAAGTGGCCATCGCCGCCAAGGGCGGCGGCTCCGAGAACAAGTCCAAGATGGCCATGCTCAACCCCTCCGACGACATCACTGAGTGGGTGCTCAAGACCCTGCCCACCATGGGCGCCGGCTGGTGCCCCCCGGGCATGCTCGGTATCGGTATCGGCGGCACCGCCGAGAAAGCCGCCGTGCTGGCCAAGGAATCCCTGATGGATCCGGTGGACATCCATGAGCTGAAAGCCCGTGGCGCCGAAACCACCGAAGAAAAGCTGCGCCTGGAGATCTTCGAGAAGGCCAACCAGCTGGGCATCGGCGCCCAGGGCCTCGGCGGCCTCACCACTGTGCTGGACATCAAGATCAAGTCCGCCCCCACCCATGCGGCCTCCAAGCCGGTGGTGATGATCCCCAACTGCGCCGCCACCCGCCACGTGCACTTCCACCTGGATGGCAATGGCCCGGCCGAACTGACCCCGCCCAAGCTGTCTGACTGGCCTGAAGTCACCTGGGAAGTGGGCCAGAACGTGCGCCGCGTCAACCTCGACACCGTCACCAAGGAAGAGGTAGCCAGCTGGAAGATGGGTGAGACAGTACTGCTGTCCGGCAAGATGCTGACCGGCCGCGACGCCGCCCACAAGCGCATCCAGGAGATGCTCAAAAACGGCGAAGAGTTGCCGGTGGACTTCAAGAACCGCTTCATCTACTACGTCGGCCCAGTCGACGCTGTGCGCGACGAAGTGGTTGGGCCGGCCGGTCCCACCACCTCCACCCGCATGGACAAGTTCACCGACATGATGCTGGAGCAGACCGGCCTCATCGGCATGATCGGCAAGGCCGAGCGCGGCCCGGCCGCCGTGGAGTCCATCCGCAACCACCAGGCCGTCTACCTGATGGCCGTGGGCGGCGCCGCCTACCTGGTGGCCAAGGCCATCAAGAAGGCCGAGGTCAAGGGCTTTGCCGACCTGGGTATGGAAGCCATCTACGAGTTCGAGGTGGAAGACATGCCGGTGACGGTGGCCGTGGATAGCCTGGGCAACAACGCCCACGACCAGGGCCCGGCCGAATGGAAAGTGCGCATCCAGGAAGCCGCCAAGGCCTAAGCACTTTGGGAAAAAGGGTCAGCCGCTTGCCTGGCCCTTTTTGTTTATTGAAGGGAGATAAGAATGAAAAAACGCATCTGGGCATTGAGCGCCCTGGCCCTGAGTGGGCAGGCCCTGGCCAAGCCCCTGACCATCGACGACGTCATCAATATGAACAAGGTCCATGACGCCGTCATCAGCCCCGACGGCCAGGCCATGGTCTACGGCCTCAAGAAGGACGGCGAGTCCGACCTCTACTGGCAGGATCTCAACAGCGGCACCACCCGCCAGCTCACCAGCGCCAAGGGCACAGAGAGCGACGTCACCTTCAGCAGCGACGGCAAGGCCATTTTCTTCCTGGCCGACCGTGGCAACGGCAGCCAGGTCTTTGAA
This region includes:
- a CDS encoding GFA family protein, whose protein sequence is MTERTGRCLCGAVHFRLAAEPLAARVCWCRDCQHIAANGTVNLVVPAESLAVSGTLAEYSSTADSGNTITRQFCPGCGCHLFAQSSARPQFRVVRAGNLDEPSSIKPGANIWSDSAPSWACLDPALERLSSQPAPPQPVSVEG
- a CDS encoding alpha/beta fold hydrolase, whose protein sequence is MALTVGKGRSVASKLPLVAAALLFILGIALARAAPSLEQYQMEQKQQPVRTGYAPVNGLRLYFEIHGAASSTQPPLVLLHGGGDTIQTSFGQLLPALARQRQMIAFEQQGYGHTADIKERPFSFEQSTDDTAALLDYLHVEQADLLGFSNGGTIALLVASRYPHRVRKLVLLSALLSRDGAYPWLWEAMDNARLENMPKELQQAYLAVAPEPGNLRLMHDKAAQRVRDFKDIPADTVRAVRAPTLVVIGDSDVIRPEHAVESFRRLPQAQLAILPGTNHMQVTSHGALAAMVAAFLDSPLAK
- a CDS encoding NUDIX hydrolase; protein product: MKSRQGRAVVAVIINEGRVLAIKRAGQVPGAGYWTPPAGKLEPGETQAEALVREVREELGLVVQPLREVWQCVADGADYELHWWLAEAVGGKLRPAAAEVAEARWVTPEAFGQLAPTFPKGRFFFEAILPALPEWQGLYGGKAC
- a CDS encoding GGDEF domain-containing protein is translated as MIKLLTPAQVVLRITAIIASVELTIMLVLGLVPHKLGIYLEAALDVTWLALLSSPLIYLWVIRPFVQARDEALAKVSHLAHVDPLTQLANRRLLAKCLERDMASSAGHSLHKALLLIDLDDFKPINDDHGHDAGDAVLVAVAQRLLASVRSEDVVSRLGGDEFVVFMQCSDTDRQRAQDKARLVAIKLIAAIQEPLTFNGKALVVGASIGIRLLGLERLDPETLIRDADLAMYKAKQAGRGCVAVFND
- a CDS encoding L-serine ammonia-lyase; amino-acid sequence: MISVFDMFKVGIGPSSSHTVGPMKAAKKFTEILEEQGLLDGATEVQVELYGSLGQTGIGHGTGKAVILGLWGEDPDSVDVDSIPAILAATEKEEKLSLLGKHEVAFPKKGAIVFHHRKTLKKHSNAMKLVAFKGEEELLSKIYYSIGGGFIVADEDFDAEKEAAIVAADATREPYPFDSCDQLMAKCKEHGLSISSLVMQNELALRSKSEVEDGLWSIWEVMKACIDRGCKTEGILPGGLKVKRRAPGLYRKLVAEGDRNVDPLNTVDWVNLFALAVNEENAAGGRVVTAPTNGAAGIIPAVLAYYDKFIQKVDREIATRYLLTAAAIGSLYKKNASISGAEVGCQGEVGVACSMAAGALAEILGANAGLVENAAEIGMEHNLGLTCDPVGGLVQVPCIERNAMGAVKAINAARLALRGSGEHKVSLDKVIKTMFDTGKDMKAKYKETARGGLAVNIIEC
- a CDS encoding CoA pyrophosphatase, translated to MRRSFTTDFLLRPLEPRAPGLQLATPREAAVLIAVLDKPEPSILLTRRTSTLRHHGGQVALPGGRVDATDPDHAAAALREAWEEVGLPPSEVQPLGRLNPYHTVSRYRITPVVGLAPADFPWQLSTEEVDAVFEVPLSVVLDLNAYQVLTIPRLGQSHDVYFLPWNGWLIWGATAAIFQDLALHLR
- the pabB gene encoding aminodeoxychorismate synthase component I — translated: MMELKSLALPYLDRDALAARFAPLSARPWAVLLDSAAPAHPHSGLSLFSAEPRHRLTASGEKVFKDGEPQPGISPLAALQAMVADWPKVETELPFATGAIGAFAYDLGRTLEKLPRLAEHDIALPDMAVGFYDWAVLSDHDKGESYLVSLDDPYERLAWLERQHAEALPDFHLTGPWQSNMSREQYGEKFQQVQAYIQSGDCYQINLAQRFAAPYEGDEWQAYLKLRGQNAAPFSAFLRLEDGALLSISPERFLKVDGRAVETKPIKGTMPRDPDPAKDAANAERLRHSPKDRAENVMIVDLLRNDLGRVAAPGSVKVPALFEIESFPAVHHLVSTVTCELAGSKTAVDLLAAAFPGGSITGAPKVRAMAIIEELEPQRRSFYCGSVGYLDAAGRMDSSITIRTLVAWQGKLYCWAGGGLVADSDEEAEYQETLAKVSRILPLL
- a CDS encoding fumarate hydratase — its product is MTVIRKEDFIESVESALQYISYYHPLDFVQAMKEAYDREESKAAKDAIAQILINSRMAAEGHRPLCQDTGIVTCFVKIGMQVQWDSDLTVQEMVDEGVRRAYMNPDNPLRASIVADPAGARKNTKDNAPAVVHIDMVPGHHVEVAIAAKGGGSENKSKMAMLNPSDDITEWVLKTLPTMGAGWCPPGMLGIGIGGTAEKAAVLAKESLMDPVDIHELKARGAETTEEKLRLEIFEKANQLGIGAQGLGGLTTVLDIKIKSAPTHAASKPVVMIPNCAATRHVHFHLDGNGPAELTPPKLSDWPEVTWEVGQNVRRVNLDTVTKEEVASWKMGETVLLSGKMLTGRDAAHKRIQEMLKNGEELPVDFKNRFIYYVGPVDAVRDEVVGPAGPTTSTRMDKFTDMMLEQTGLIGMIGKAERGPAAVESIRNHQAVYLMAVGGAAYLVAKAIKKAEVKGFADLGMEAIYEFEVEDMPVTVAVDSLGNNAHDQGPAEWKVRIQEAAKA